One window of the Archaeoglobus sulfaticallidus PM70-1 genome contains the following:
- a CDS encoding amphi-Trp domain-containing protein gives MSEMSEEFEYEASFSKTEIVGFLRSLADKIERGEITLSGENWDIRFPFSEPVEVDIDYERDRKLSIKFKFRKRGELRV, from the coding sequence ATGTCTGAAATGTCTGAAGAGTTCGAATATGAAGCAAGCTTTAGTAAGACCGAGATCGTAGGATTCCTCAGGAGCTTAGCTGATAAAATTGAAAGAGGGGAGATAACGCTAAGCGGTGAGAACTGGGATATCAGATTTCCCTTCTCCGAACCAGTAGAAGTGGATATCGATTACGAAAGAGACAGAAAGCTCTCTATAAAATTTAAATTCAGAAAAAGAGGGGAATTAAGGGTTTAA
- the ilvN gene encoding acetolactate synthase small subunit: MSNNNKRSKYTISVLVENKPGVLARVSSLFRRRNFNIESLTVGTTDREDISRMTIVVNGDTKMVEQVMKQLNKLIEIIKVSDVTENSVERELVLIKVKATSETRGEIVELANIFRGRVVDVSKDSLIIELTGDEDKIRAFVNLMRQFGIRELARTGKVAMQRGEKIVALNP, encoded by the coding sequence ATGAGCAACAATAATAAAAGATCAAAATATACTATATCCGTTCTGGTTGAGAACAAGCCCGGTGTGCTTGCGAGAGTCTCATCACTATTCAGAAGAAGAAATTTCAACATAGAGAGTCTCACCGTTGGCACTACAGATAGAGAAGATATCTCGAGGATGACCATAGTCGTCAACGGAGATACCAAGATGGTTGAACAGGTTATGAAACAGCTCAACAAGCTGATAGAGATCATAAAGGTCAGTGATGTTACAGAAAACAGCGTTGAAAGAGAGCTTGTACTTATAAAGGTTAAAGCAACATCCGAGACGAGGGGAGAGATAGTTGAACTCGCCAACATTTTCAGAGGGAGAGTTGTGGATGTGTCAAAGGATAGCCTCATAATCGAGCTAACGGGAGATGAGGATAAGATAAGGGCTTTTGTGAATCTAATGAGACAGTTCGGAATCAGAGAGCTCGCCAGAACGGGTAAAGTTGCGATGCAGAGGGGAGAAAAAATAGTGGCTTTAAACCCTTAA
- the lonB gene encoding ATP-dependent protease LonB, whose amino-acid sequence MKEISREISETEVDELVGHLDFKTTAEIEIPERLVDQVIGQDDAVEAIKKAAVQKRHVMLIGSPGTGKSMLAKAMAELLPKEELEDILVYPNLEDPNQPRIRTVPAGKGKEIVDSYKQEAMKKSQARNFFLFTLFIFIIGYSAIRGEIIWGIIAAAMLFLVSRYIFPKEEKNIPKLLVNNKDKETAPYEDATGAHAGALFGDVRHDPFQSGGLETPPHERVEAGAIHRAHKGVLFIDETNTLTIESQQKILTAMQEKKFPITGQSERSSGAMVRTEPVPCDFILVAAGNLDALTGMHPALRSRIEGYGYEIYMNDTMKDTVENRRKLVRFVAQEVIKDGKIPHFDRNAVAEIIKEAKRRAGRRNHLTLRLRELGGLVRTAGDIAKSENSDLVRVEHVLRAKKIAKTIEEQLADKYIERRRDYRLFITEGEEVGRVNGLAVIGETAGVVLPIMAEVTPSLSKEEGRVIATGRLQEIAREAVMNVSAIIKKYIGKNISEKDVHIQFVGTYEGVEGDSASISIATAVISAIENIPVYQSVAMTGSLSVKGEVLPVGGVTQKIEAAIQAGMKRVIIPKDNLDDVLLDAESSGRIEIIPVSRIDEVLEYSLRDGEDKDRLLDRLRELMD is encoded by the coding sequence ATGAAAGAGATCTCCAGAGAGATTTCAGAAACAGAAGTAGATGAACTCGTTGGACATCTCGATTTCAAGACCACTGCAGAGATTGAGATACCTGAAAGGCTGGTTGACCAAGTAATAGGTCAGGATGATGCTGTTGAGGCAATAAAAAAAGCTGCTGTTCAGAAGCGACATGTGATGCTGATTGGTTCACCCGGAACTGGTAAATCGATGCTTGCCAAAGCGATGGCAGAGTTACTTCCAAAAGAAGAGCTTGAAGACATTCTTGTATATCCCAATCTAGAAGATCCCAATCAGCCCAGGATAAGAACTGTACCTGCTGGAAAGGGTAAAGAGATAGTAGACTCCTACAAGCAGGAAGCAATGAAGAAATCTCAGGCTCGAAACTTCTTCCTTTTCACGCTGTTCATATTTATCATCGGTTATTCGGCCATAAGAGGAGAGATCATATGGGGCATAATCGCCGCTGCAATGCTCTTCCTCGTATCAAGATACATCTTTCCGAAAGAAGAAAAAAACATACCTAAGCTCCTCGTCAACAACAAGGATAAGGAGACTGCCCCCTATGAAGATGCAACCGGAGCGCATGCCGGTGCGCTCTTTGGTGATGTCAGGCACGACCCCTTCCAGAGTGGTGGACTTGAAACTCCACCGCACGAGAGGGTTGAGGCCGGAGCAATACACAGAGCACACAAGGGTGTGCTTTTCATAGATGAGACCAACACGCTTACAATAGAATCCCAGCAGAAGATTCTAACAGCAATGCAGGAAAAGAAGTTCCCAATAACCGGACAGTCTGAGAGAAGCAGTGGTGCGATGGTCAGGACAGAACCGGTTCCCTGCGACTTCATTCTCGTAGCAGCCGGGAACCTCGATGCTCTGACAGGAATGCACCCAGCATTGAGAAGTAGAATTGAGGGTTATGGTTATGAGATCTACATGAACGATACGATGAAGGATACGGTCGAGAATAGAAGAAAGCTCGTCAGGTTTGTTGCCCAAGAAGTTATAAAAGACGGTAAGATCCCACACTTTGACAGAAATGCTGTAGCCGAAATAATTAAGGAGGCTAAGAGAAGGGCAGGCAGGAGAAATCATCTAACACTGAGGCTCAGAGAGCTTGGAGGGCTTGTAAGAACTGCGGGAGATATTGCAAAGAGTGAGAACTCTGATCTGGTTAGAGTGGAACATGTTCTGAGGGCCAAGAAGATTGCCAAGACGATAGAGGAACAGCTTGCAGACAAGTACATAGAGAGAAGGAGGGACTACAGGCTCTTCATAACTGAGGGCGAGGAGGTTGGCAGAGTAAATGGACTGGCAGTTATTGGAGAGACAGCAGGAGTTGTGCTGCCTATAATGGCTGAAGTAACCCCATCCCTGAGTAAGGAAGAAGGGAGGGTTATAGCCACCGGAAGGCTGCAGGAGATAGCGAGAGAGGCTGTGATGAATGTTTCTGCGATAATTAAGAAGTACATAGGAAAGAATATATCCGAGAAGGATGTCCATATACAGTTTGTCGGTACATATGAAGGAGTTGAGGGAGACTCTGCAAGCATAAGTATAGCAACCGCAGTTATATCGGCCATAGAGAACATACCCGTTTATCAAAGCGTTGCAATGACCGGATCGCTGTCAGTAAAGGGAGAAGTACTGCCTGTTGGGGGTGTAACCCAGAAGATAGAAGCTGCAATTCAAGCAGGGATGAAGCGGGTTATAATTCCAAAGGACAACTTGGATGATGTGCTGCTCGATGCCGAAAGCTCTGGAAGGATTGAGATCATACCTGTGTCGAGGATAGATGAGGTTTTGGAGTACAGCCTCAGAGATGGGGAAGACAAAGATAGACTTCTGGATAGGCTGAGGGAGCTGATGGACTGA
- a CDS encoding TldD/PmbA family protein: protein MEFFDIRDVRTESLTILLENGSVEKPKFERFHGKGFRVFKNGWGYYSGLVDDSEGIKLAERNIIRADTEGIDATSFSGKYEFMQKENVDDVSVEEKIQLLREIEKELKDSFIVNTRVGYIENKRRFHYRNSSGEEVEYFVPRVGVSIQAVAKDGSLQFLSKRLFRVGGFEVLTDEVFEMAIELREKLKDLVNALPPPSGRMPVLMDPSLGGVFIHEAFGHAVEADHLLKGASILKKTGIRVGPEELYVYDDPLMPEFGFFPYDDEGYKAEKKTIIESGVFKEFLHSRETAYRMNGRAGNARSQGVMEPIVRMSNTYIAEGSYSLDELLEEVKNGVYLIGSRGGETNPATGYFQFNAQYGYLIVNGEIRNMVRDVSLSGNTLEILKGIKIGKGVKFDSGFCGKSGQLVPVSDGAPPTVVTALVGGS from the coding sequence ATGGAATTTTTTGATATTAGAGATGTAAGAACTGAATCACTCACGATCCTGCTCGAAAACGGATCTGTAGAGAAGCCAAAATTCGAGAGGTTCCATGGAAAAGGCTTCAGAGTGTTTAAAAATGGATGGGGATACTACAGTGGTTTGGTGGATGATTCTGAGGGCATAAAGCTCGCTGAGAGAAATATCATTCGAGCTGACACAGAAGGAATAGATGCTACCTCTTTCAGCGGGAAGTACGAGTTCATGCAGAAAGAGAATGTCGATGATGTATCGGTTGAGGAGAAAATCCAGCTCTTGAGGGAGATAGAGAAAGAGTTGAAGGATAGCTTCATTGTCAATACGAGGGTCGGATACATTGAGAACAAGCGGAGATTTCATTACAGAAACTCAAGCGGGGAAGAGGTAGAGTACTTTGTTCCGAGAGTTGGAGTATCGATACAGGCTGTTGCAAAGGATGGGAGCCTGCAGTTTTTGTCCAAAAGACTCTTTAGGGTTGGTGGATTTGAGGTTCTAACGGATGAAGTTTTTGAGATGGCGATTGAACTGAGAGAAAAGCTGAAGGATCTCGTAAACGCTCTGCCTCCACCATCTGGCAGGATGCCGGTTCTGATGGATCCATCTCTTGGTGGGGTATTCATACATGAGGCTTTCGGGCATGCAGTCGAGGCAGATCACCTGCTTAAGGGCGCGAGCATTCTCAAAAAAACTGGAATAAGGGTGGGACCGGAAGAGCTCTATGTCTATGACGATCCACTTATGCCAGAATTCGGCTTCTTTCCATATGATGATGAGGGGTACAAGGCTGAAAAGAAGACGATTATCGAATCTGGAGTGTTTAAAGAGTTTTTGCATTCGAGGGAGACCGCATACAGGATGAACGGAAGGGCTGGAAATGCAAGGAGTCAGGGAGTTATGGAGCCAATAGTCAGAATGAGCAACACATACATTGCTGAGGGGAGCTACAGCCTGGATGAACTGCTGGAAGAGGTGAAAAATGGTGTGTATTTGATAGGCTCGAGGGGTGGTGAAACAAATCCAGCTACAGGATACTTCCAGTTCAACGCCCAGTATGGGTATCTTATAGTGAACGGAGAGATCAGGAACATGGTGAGGGATGTTTCGCTCAGCGGCAACACGCTAGAAATACTGAAAGGCATAAAGATCGGGAAGGGTGTCAAGTTCGATTCCGGCTTCTGCGGAAAATCTGGACAGCTCGTGCCAGTATCGGATGGAGCACCACCTACCGTGGTTACAGCACTTGTTGGGGGTAGCTAA